The bacterium genome window below encodes:
- a CDS encoding glycosyltransferase family 4 protein, with protein MKVCLVTSSHSPFDDRVFYKEARSLKNAGYDVTIICSTLNYNSQVEGINIKGFKIHDLLLRLKICKPLEYFRLFWLCLKEQANIYHCCTFNVLFICWILKLIRQTKPILVNEVFDWYPETYLCKNYPILTPLEMKLRKYLDKKLNQRADLIITHEGKRERYVEYAGYNKTALIPEYPPLALFTISHKRFVPSNFVLGYAGGLSFARGINKLAESAVIFSKRNSVKSTLLLLGNFSSKRERKKLKKFCENNREFIDLQLPGFVPHPEVSSRLKDVDICFVLWQPVHIMYTQAIPIKLYEYMASGKPVIASNFELIQSIVESATCGICVDPTDVEAIAKAIEFYFKNPERISIDGKNGRSMIEKKYNWSICEDKLVKLYKQLLE; from the coding sequence ATGAAAGTATGTTTGGTCACTTCGTCTCATTCTCCTTTTGATGACAGAGTATTTTATAAAGAGGCAAGGAGTCTTAAAAATGCAGGTTATGATGTAACAATAATATGTTCAACACTGAATTATAATAGCCAAGTAGAAGGAATAAATATAAAGGGATTCAAAATTCACGATTTACTCCTCAGATTAAAGATATGTAAACCTCTCGAATATTTTCGTTTATTTTGGCTCTGTTTAAAAGAACAAGCAAATATATATCACTGTTGTACCTTCAATGTTCTTTTTATCTGCTGGATATTAAAATTAATTCGCCAAACTAAACCTATTTTGGTAAACGAAGTTTTTGACTGGTATCCTGAAACTTATCTATGCAAGAATTATCCTATATTGACTCCATTAGAGATGAAGCTTCGTAAGTATTTGGATAAAAAATTAAATCAGCGAGCCGACTTAATTATAACCCATGAAGGTAAAAGAGAGAGGTATGTAGAATACGCTGGTTATAACAAGACTGCACTGATACCAGAATATCCTCCATTAGCCCTTTTTACAATTTCTCATAAAAGATTTGTTCCTTCAAACTTTGTACTTGGGTACGCTGGTGGTTTATCCTTTGCAAGGGGGATTAATAAGTTAGCTGAATCTGCAGTTATTTTCTCAAAGAGGAATAGTGTGAAATCTACCTTGCTTCTTCTTGGTAATTTTAGTTCAAAAAGAGAAAGAAAAAAACTTAAGAAATTCTGTGAAAATAATAGAGAGTTTATAGATTTACAGCTACCGGGCTTTGTTCCTCATCCTGAGGTCTCAAGCAGGCTAAAAGATGTAGATATATGTTTTGTGTTATGGCAGCCTGTGCATATCATGTATACCCAGGCTATTCCTATAAAGCTTTATGAGTATATGGCTAGTGGCAAGCCTGTAATTGCAAGTAATTTTGAGCTAATTCAGTCTATTGTAGAATCTGCTACCTGTGGTATCTGTGTAGACCCGACAGATGTAGAAGCTATAGCTAAAGCAATAGAATTTTATTTCAAAAATCCTGAAAGAATAAGTATAGACGGTAAAAATGGCAGGTCTATGATTGAAAAGAAATATAACTGGTCTATCTGTGAGGATAAACTTGTTAAGCTATATAAACAACTGCTTGAATGA
- a CDS encoding glycosyltransferase family 39 protein: MLDKKGIPIIISVACISIIIYSIIPFLLNRFSFLNHIVISHYIGQLRHTILLLPIVTFLYFIVPLRNLLDYASYITRLKEPHFLLSLWLLSLCATSFISYKYYDHIPQTDDVAAYNQAKIFLTGKRWAPSPPYPEFFDDGMVNNQGRRFSMTAPGHSIILLIGFLIHATWLICPLMGSGLLIILYFLLKDLFSPLTARTGAIFMMLSPIFLFFSASHLSQNSSTFFSLLTLFLIVKLIKTHNSLFSLFGGLSLGVAFLSRPALPLAFFLSIIIFLFLTITKHKGNLHSGTTILFIIGFIPLLILQLYDNLILTGNVLHYGYSLAEIPTLNAVGFGIGIGEPTFNIPGHTPLKALINLLYNCFVLSQHLFGWPLLSLIFVFLWRPRLHFDKLILGIIGCAVIFMSLYWFHGASPIGTHYYHEIVPLLVIITASKIDSMNHNIRPLITLLFLISVFAYLPQATKVFELWGSNNRCYNEVRKHNIHNAIIFIRDIVTDDDRIGIINMHNYNSVSFRNTVNIEDGDIIYAKDLGNKKNYKLKILYPHRKTYIFEYLEDGKKWHIIDYQL; this comes from the coding sequence TTGTTAGATAAAAAGGGTATACCAATTATAATATCTGTAGCCTGTATTTCTATTATCATATACTCTATTATCCCTTTTTTGTTAAATAGATTCTCATTTCTTAATCACATAGTAATCAGCCATTACATTGGTCAGCTTCGGCACACTATCCTCTTATTACCCATAGTTACTTTTCTTTACTTTATTGTTCCGCTACGAAATCTATTGGACTATGCGAGCTACATCACCAGATTAAAAGAACCCCATTTTCTCTTATCTCTTTGGCTACTGTCACTATGTGCTACAAGTTTCATCTCGTATAAATACTATGACCATATCCCACAAACCGACGATGTTGCCGCATATAATCAAGCAAAAATTTTCCTAACAGGAAAAAGGTGGGCACCTTCTCCTCCTTATCCCGAGTTCTTTGATGATGGCATGGTGAATAATCAGGGCAGAAGATTCAGTATGACGGCTCCGGGTCACTCAATAATATTACTTATAGGCTTTCTTATTCATGCGACTTGGCTAATTTGTCCTTTGATGGGCAGTGGGTTGCTCATAATTTTATATTTTTTACTTAAAGATTTGTTTAGTCCACTTACTGCTCGTACAGGAGCTATATTTATGATGCTTTCACCTATTTTTTTGTTTTTTTCAGCTTCCCATTTAAGTCAAAATTCCAGTACTTTCTTCTCGTTACTTACACTATTTCTAATCGTAAAGCTAATAAAGACGCATAATTCATTGTTTTCACTATTTGGGGGCTTAAGTTTAGGGGTAGCTTTTTTATCAAGACCAGCCCTTCCGCTTGCATTTTTCTTATCAATAATTATATTCTTATTCTTAACAATAACCAAGCATAAAGGTAATTTACACAGTGGTACTACTATTTTATTTATCATTGGCTTTATCCCTCTGTTGATTTTGCAATTATACGATAATCTAATATTAACAGGTAATGTATTACATTATGGCTATTCTCTAGCAGAAATACCAACCCTAAATGCAGTAGGTTTTGGAATTGGTATTGGTGAACCCACTTTTAATATACCTGGCCATACACCACTGAAAGCGCTAATAAATTTACTTTATAATTGCTTCGTATTATCGCAACACCTATTTGGCTGGCCACTACTCTCACTTATTTTTGTATTCTTATGGCGTCCGAGGCTTCATTTTGACAAGCTTATATTAGGTATAATTGGGTGTGCTGTAATATTTATGAGTCTGTACTGGTTTCATGGAGCTTCACCAATAGGGACGCATTATTATCACGAAATCGTCCCCCTACTTGTGATAATCACGGCAAGTAAAATAGACTCTATGAATCATAATATTAGGCCACTTATTACTTTATTATTTCTAATCTCTGTATTTGCCTATCTGCCACAAGCCACAAAAGTCTTTGAATTATGGGGCTCAAACAATCGTTGCTATAACGAGGTACGTAAGCATAACATCCATAATGCAATAATATTTATCAGAGATATAGTGACAGACGACGATAGGATAGGTATTATTAACATGCACAATTATAACTCAGTAAGTTTCAGGAATACAGTAAATATTGAAGATGGTGACATTATATATGCAAAAGACTTGGGAAATAAAAAGAATTACAAATTAAAAATTCTATATCCACATAGAAAGACTTATATATTTGAATATTTAGAAGATGGTAAAAAGTGGCATATCATAGATTACCAACTATAG
- a CDS encoding T9SS type A sorting domain-containing protein yields the protein MLIILFIISQWTSFLNSSEVNDIVSNGDKIYAATTGGGLIFDKEDASFTHITNVAGLLSNNVARVSLDLHGNLWFLCVDGGITLMSPDMTRVRKFIYLDGLSSYSFSSIFIDGDTVWVGTSDDKKVWIYDTMGDPFEEGKSTLKEIKPTNEVNDIEVIGDSIWFATNKGIGVVSKRDTIWTVYNTSNGLPNDTVTAITSWGDCYWAGTPKGIAKLTPIGWEVVDTTLHVYEFCSTDTSLWAATSYGVFKWSGVEWINILSIDSRSIVFDSSLWVGTWGEGIAKYDGDLHSYIPDGPASNYFSGIALDLDANIWCTHHPDHKISRLYYAGSNWRWKIYNKNNDWGFGDGGPYKVIVDGKNNKWILTWDWTNTLGIVKVLPNDSIVKFRLDGGGYANVIGGACIDWADNLWVGCWDGYIRRIRNDSVDITISNEYTSEITALSFDLDKNLWVGTDKSGLTIFLKDGGFYRIPGLPIESVTFINIDKKGEIWVGTVGGVYRIKDKKIISSYTSADMGGVVWDMTIESRGGIWFPIDGAGIKKLNSAGTFDEYGKEHGLVSENCKSVEFDKYYGILWVSTDYGLSRFATGITPPPFSHLIAYPNPFVLSKYREIEFSALDIKGGKINIYTLSGRFVKSIENIKSSFATWDGRNLDNEFVASGIYIFVAYTKDGVKKVGKIAVVR from the coding sequence ATGTTAATCATTCTATTTATCATATCCCAATGGACAAGTTTTCTGAATTCAAGTGAAGTCAATGATATAGTCTCTAATGGTGATAAAATCTATGCTGCTACTACAGGTGGTGGTTTAATCTTTGATAAAGAAGACGCCAGTTTCACTCACATTACGAATGTAGCCGGTCTTTTAAGCAATAATGTAGCTCGTGTCTCGTTAGATTTACATGGAAACCTCTGGTTCCTCTGTGTAGATGGTGGTATTACTTTGATGTCTCCTGATATGACGAGAGTAAGAAAATTTATTTATCTTGATGGCTTATCGAGTTATAGTTTTTCGTCTATATTTATAGATGGTGACACAGTTTGGGTTGGGACAAGCGACGATAAAAAAGTCTGGATATATGATACAATGGGAGATCCATTTGAGGAAGGCAAATCTACTCTAAAAGAAATTAAACCTACAAATGAAGTTAACGATATAGAAGTAATAGGTGACTCAATCTGGTTTGCCACTAATAAAGGGATTGGAGTAGTAAGCAAAAGAGATACAATCTGGACAGTTTATAATACAAGCAACGGATTACCAAACGATACGGTCACAGCAATTACTTCTTGGGGCGACTGTTATTGGGCTGGCACACCAAAAGGGATAGCAAAGCTCACCCCTATAGGCTGGGAAGTAGTTGACACAACTCTTCATGTCTACGAGTTTTGTTCAACTGATACGAGTTTATGGGCTGCAACTTCTTATGGTGTATTTAAGTGGAGTGGAGTAGAGTGGATAAATATATTATCTATTGATTCAAGGTCTATTGTGTTTGATTCGTCACTCTGGGTTGGGACATGGGGGGAGGGGATAGCAAAATATGATGGTGATTTACATAGCTATATTCCAGATGGTCCGGCATCAAATTATTTTTCTGGAATAGCATTAGACTTAGATGCAAATATATGGTGCACTCATCATCCAGACCATAAGATTAGTAGACTTTATTATGCTGGGAGTAATTGGCGTTGGAAGATATACAATAAGAATAATGATTGGGGATTTGGTGATGGTGGTCCATATAAAGTAATAGTAGATGGTAAGAACAACAAGTGGATATTAACTTGGGACTGGACTAATACACTTGGTATAGTAAAAGTATTACCCAACGATTCCATAGTCAAATTCAGGCTTGATGGTGGCGGATATGCAAATGTCATTGGTGGAGCTTGTATAGATTGGGCTGATAATTTATGGGTAGGGTGCTGGGATGGATATATACGGAGGATAAGAAATGATTCAGTAGATATCACTATCTCTAACGAATATACCTCTGAAATCACAGCCTTATCATTTGATTTGGATAAAAACTTATGGGTAGGCACTGATAAGAGTGGTCTAACAATATTCCTAAAAGATGGTGGCTTTTATCGTATTCCTGGCCTTCCAATAGAAAGTGTTACATTTATTAACATTGATAAGAAAGGTGAAATCTGGGTAGGCACAGTAGGTGGAGTTTACAGAATTAAGGATAAGAAAATTATTAGCTCCTATACATCAGCTGATATGGGTGGGGTAGTATGGGATATGACAATAGAGAGTAGGGGTGGAATCTGGTTTCCTATAGATGGTGCAGGTATTAAGAAATTAAATTCTGCTGGCACATTTGATGAATACGGTAAAGAACATGGGCTTGTGAGCGAGAACTGTAAATCTGTAGAATTTGACAAATATTATGGCATTTTATGGGTCAGTACAGATTACGGTCTTTCACGGTTTGCTACAGGAATAACTCCTCCTCCATTTTCACATCTTATTGCTTATCCAAATCCATTTGTGCTATCTAAGTATAGAGAGATAGAGTTTTCTGCTCTTGATATTAAGGGTGGCAAGATAAACATATACACTCTCTCAGGCAGGTTTGTAAAAAGTATAGAAAACATTAAAAGTTCCTTTGCAACTTGGGATGGCAGGAATCTTGATAATGAGTTTGTAGCAAGTGGTATTTATATATTTGTAGCTTATACAAAAGACGGTGTTAAGAAGGTAGGTAAAATTGCAGTTGTTAGATAA
- a CDS encoding protein-L-isoaspartate(D-aspartate) O-methyltransferase: MNILLIFTILAGTSLNYQTLKKQMVEEQIVARGIEDTLVLKAMLHVERHKFVPEKYKKLAYTDRPLPIGYEQTISQPYIVALMTSLLNLSGNEKVLEIGTGSGYQAAILAEIVSKVYTIEILKPLAESAEVRLNGMGYKNIYVKCGDGYKGWPEYAPFDAIIVTCAPEQIPQPLIEQLKIGGKMVIPVGKLYQELILITRTEDGIKKEPIIPVRFVPMQREAQQE, from the coding sequence ATGAACATATTGCTAATTTTTACTATTTTGGCAGGAACAAGTCTTAATTATCAAACTCTTAAGAAACAAATGGTAGAAGAACAAATCGTTGCCCGTGGAATTGAAGATACGCTTGTCTTAAAAGCTATGTTACATGTAGAAAGACATAAGTTTGTGCCAGAAAAATACAAAAAGCTTGCTTACACAGATAGACCGTTACCAATTGGATATGAACAGACTATATCTCAGCCCTATATTGTTGCGTTGATGACTTCGCTGTTAAATTTAAGTGGTAATGAAAAAGTGTTAGAAATAGGAACTGGAAGCGGCTACCAAGCTGCAATACTTGCAGAGATTGTATCTAAAGTCTATACAATAGAGATACTTAAACCTTTAGCAGAGAGTGCAGAGGTGCGATTGAATGGGATGGGATACAAGAACATATATGTTAAATGCGGCGACGGCTACAAAGGATGGCCAGAATATGCACCATTTGATGCTATAATAGTTACTTGCGCACCTGAACAGATTCCTCAACCTCTGATAGAGCAACTAAAAATTGGCGGTAAAATGGTAATCCCGGTAGGCAAACTTTATCAGGAACTCATCCTTATAACACGAACAGAAGACGGAATAAAGAAAGAACCTATCATCCCTGTCAGATTTGTCCCAATGCAAAGAGAAGCACAACAGGAGTGA
- a CDS encoding DUF2851 family protein, whose translation MAKRKELTESFIRWLWQHQLLKSGLKTESKKPIKIISVGTLNQEDGPDFKHAIIKFNNKVMTGDVELHLSSSNWFDHGHDTDPKYNNVILHVVAHANTQKTITKDGVTVETLDISKLTRTNFSGFLKRYNKEMGSKRKAVCNYRPKFKMLVNILEMGGIKRFSERECRFNELIKAYGPDQSTYIGIMESLGYVKNEPPFVRLAKLAPIEKLISLVTGKPKKERVKILKVSLLGVAGLLPYKFRDAWDKIKHNFIETMIDDEWQFFKVRPPNFPIRRIEGISYFLAAVLQEGICNFLISAFPNLLKIEAKLSQNSRISKSCARIIILNVCLPVISVLNKENRDEILQIYREYRPLPENNITKLMSKKLLLKRKLDKEVYSQGMIHIFKHYCSVEQCNNCPIKSC comes from the coding sequence ATGGCAAAAAGGAAAGAGCTGACTGAATCCTTTATTCGCTGGCTCTGGCAGCATCAGTTGTTAAAAAGTGGGCTCAAAACTGAAAGTAAAAAACCAATCAAGATTATTTCGGTTGGCACTTTAAATCAAGAAGATGGTCCGGATTTTAAGCATGCTATTATCAAATTTAATAATAAAGTGATGACAGGCGATGTTGAATTACATCTTTCAAGTAGCAACTGGTTTGACCATGGACATGACACTGACCCAAAGTATAATAATGTAATACTTCATGTAGTAGCTCATGCTAATACACAAAAAACTATTACCAAAGATGGGGTTACAGTTGAAACTCTGGACATCTCAAAATTGACTAGAACTAATTTTTCTGGGTTTCTAAAGAGGTATAATAAAGAAATGGGAAGTAAAAGAAAAGCTGTTTGCAATTATAGACCTAAATTTAAGATGCTGGTAAATATTCTTGAAATGGGGGGTATTAAGAGGTTTAGTGAAAGGGAATGTAGATTTAATGAATTGATAAAAGCTTATGGTCCTGATCAATCTACTTACATAGGGATAATGGAGTCATTAGGTTATGTAAAGAATGAGCCACCTTTCGTAAGGCTTGCTAAACTTGCACCAATAGAGAAATTGATATCTTTAGTAACTGGAAAGCCGAAAAAAGAGCGTGTCAAAATATTAAAAGTTAGTTTACTTGGAGTAGCTGGTTTACTTCCCTACAAGTTCCGAGATGCGTGGGATAAAATTAAACATAATTTCATAGAAACTATGATAGATGATGAGTGGCAGTTTTTCAAGGTTAGGCCACCTAATTTTCCTATAAGAAGAATAGAAGGGATAAGCTATTTTTTAGCCGCTGTGCTTCAAGAGGGTATATGTAATTTCTTAATAAGCGCTTTTCCTAATTTATTAAAGATTGAAGCTAAACTTTCCCAAAATAGTAGGATTAGTAAATCTTGTGCCCGAATAATAATTCTAAATGTATGTCTTCCTGTAATATCCGTTCTAAATAAAGAAAATAGGGATGAAATTCTCCAAATCTATAGAGAGTACAGACCTTTACCAGAAAATAATATTACAAAGTTAATGAGTAAGAAGTTATTACTAAAGCGGAAGTTAGATAAGGAAGTTTATTCTCAGGGCATGATTCACATTTTCAAGCACTATTGTAGTGTTGAGCAATGTAACAACTGTCCTATAAAAAGTTGTTGA
- the prfB gene encoding peptide chain release factor 2 yields MIMEMKELTERISELHSFLEIEKHRKEIDKINAELTTPGFWSDKHRAKKLTEELSSHRELVKEFDQIQKEFQDLKELAELGEDVVHEVNKLEEKITSTELKFVFTSEDDNRDALLSIHPGAGGTESCDWALMLFRMYMRWLESKKFKLNILQYEPGDVAGLKDATIEVSGKYAYGWLKSESGVHRLVRISPFDASHRRHTSFASCFVCPLIEDEISVELNEKDLKIDTFRASGHGGQHVNKVSSAVRISHLPTGIVVTCQSERSQYQNKQNALKVLRSRIYQLKLENEKKKLEKFTKEKQEIGWAREIRSYIFCPYTLVKDHRTEVETTRVQEVMDGNLDDFVRAWLLKKK; encoded by the coding sequence ATGATTATGGAAATGAAAGAGCTTACTGAAAGGATTTCAGAATTACACAGTTTTCTTGAAATAGAGAAACATAGAAAAGAGATAGATAAAATAAATGCTGAACTCACCACCCCTGGTTTCTGGTCTGATAAACATAGAGCTAAAAAGCTAACTGAGGAACTTTCATCTCATCGTGAGCTTGTAAAAGAGTTTGACCAAATTCAAAAAGAGTTCCAAGATTTAAAAGAACTTGCTGAACTTGGTGAGGATGTAGTTCATGAGGTCAATAAATTAGAAGAGAAAATCACGTCGACTGAGCTAAAATTTGTTTTCACCTCTGAAGATGACAATCGTGACGCTCTTCTTTCAATTCATCCTGGTGCAGGTGGCACTGAATCTTGTGATTGGGCATTAATGTTGTTTAGAATGTATATGAGATGGCTTGAAAGTAAGAAATTCAAGTTAAATATCCTTCAATATGAACCGGGTGATGTTGCCGGTTTAAAGGATGCCACAATTGAAGTCAGTGGCAAATATGCTTACGGCTGGCTAAAGAGTGAGTCTGGTGTTCACCGCTTAGTTCGCATTTCTCCATTTGATGCCTCACATCGCAGGCATACCTCTTTTGCATCTTGTTTTGTTTGCCCCCTTATAGAGGATGAAATAAGTGTAGAACTAAATGAAAAAGACTTAAAAATTGACACATTTCGGGCGTCAGGTCATGGAGGGCAACATGTAAACAAGGTATCAAGTGCTGTCAGGATATCTCATTTACCTACTGGAATAGTTGTAACTTGTCAATCCGAGCGTTCTCAATACCAGAACAAGCAAAATGCACTTAAAGTGCTGAGGTCAAGAATTTACCAGTTAAAGCTTGAAAATGAAAAGAAAAAGCTTGAAAAATTTACAAAAGAGAAACAAGAAATAGGCTGGGCAAGAGAAATTCGTTCCTATATCTTTTGTCCTTATACTCTTGTAAAAGACCATCGCACTGAGGTTGAGACTACCCGTGTTCAGGAAGTAATGGATGGAAATCTTGATGATTTTGTAAGAGCATGGCTATTAAAAAAGAAATAA
- a CDS encoding MazG nucleotide pyrophosphohydrolase domain-containing protein, producing the protein MEIKEFQNLIYDIYYEKDAGRGLRDTFTWFIEEVGELSRAMRTNKCLQEEFADVCAWLFSLANIKGIDMEQAVKRYANSCPKCGKLPCICDV; encoded by the coding sequence ATGGAGATAAAAGAGTTTCAAAATCTTATCTATGATATATATTATGAGAAGGATGCCGGTCGTGGTTTACGTGATACATTTACTTGGTTTATAGAGGAGGTTGGTGAGCTTTCTCGTGCTATGCGGACAAATAAGTGTTTACAAGAAGAGTTTGCCGATGTCTGTGCTTGGTTGTTCTCTCTTGCAAATATAAAGGGAATTGACATGGAACAGGCAGTTAAGCGTTACGCTAATAGCTGTCCAAAGTGTGGCAAACTTCCTTGTATCTGTGATGTTTAG
- a CDS encoding electron transfer flavoprotein subunit alpha, which translates to MIKIIKDKCNGCGLCVSACPYEAIEIKDGLAFIKDNCNLCGACVPVCEFGAIKMEKVDKKKEREQDYQGVWIFAEQTNGKVHRVVFELLSKGRELADKLGEVRSREVRPRVELSCVLLGHNVNSDFIGTELISRGADKVYVVENEKLDSFNVESYTRAITRLVLKYKPEIFLAGATSIGRTLFPSVSARLKTGLTADCTELDIDKKTGLLTQTRPAFGGNIMATILCRTSRPQMATVRYKVMKEADRKAGRNGKIVEEILPNTEFVSRTRVLKFIEDVTQYVNLQEADIIVSGGRGLKAPENFKLIEDLAAVLGAAVGSSRLPVDAGWISYSHQIGQTGKTVRPKIYIACGISGAIQHLAGMISSERIIAINKDPSAPIFKVADLGIVGDLFEIVPKLTRRLKEDGWR; encoded by the coding sequence GTGATAAAAATCATAAAAGATAAGTGTAATGGGTGTGGTTTATGTGTTTCTGCTTGTCCTTATGAGGCTATAGAGATAAAAGATGGGTTAGCTTTTATTAAAGACAATTGCAACCTTTGTGGCGCTTGTGTTCCTGTATGTGAGTTTGGTGCTATAAAAATGGAAAAAGTAGATAAGAAAAAAGAGAGAGAGCAAGATTATCAAGGTGTATGGATATTTGCGGAGCAAACGAATGGTAAGGTTCATAGGGTAGTTTTTGAACTCCTTAGCAAAGGCAGAGAACTTGCTGATAAATTAGGAGAGGTGCGATCTCGAGAGGTGCGACCTCGAGTAGAACTTTCTTGTGTCCTTTTAGGGCATAATGTTAATTCCGATTTTATCGGGACCGAGCTTATATCCAGGGGTGCAGATAAGGTTTATGTAGTAGAGAATGAAAAGCTTGATAGTTTCAATGTTGAGTCTTATACTCGAGCAATTACAAGATTAGTGCTAAAGTATAAACCTGAAATATTTTTAGCTGGTGCAACCTCTATAGGCAGGACTTTATTTCCGAGTGTATCTGCTCGTCTTAAGACAGGTTTGACTGCTGACTGCACTGAGCTCGATATAGATAAAAAAACTGGTCTATTGACTCAGACGCGTCCTGCCTTTGGTGGCAATATAATGGCTACTATATTATGTAGAACCAGTAGACCGCAGATGGCGACAGTAAGGTATAAAGTTATGAAAGAAGCTGATAGAAAAGCTGGTAGAAATGGTAAAATAGTGGAAGAAATTTTACCTAATACAGAGTTTGTGTCAAGGACGAGGGTGCTTAAATTTATTGAAGATGTAACTCAGTATGTAAATCTTCAAGAAGCTGATATTATAGTATCCGGTGGCAGGGGACTAAAAGCTCCTGAAAATTTCAAGCTAATTGAAGATTTAGCTGCTGTACTGGGGGCAGCAGTTGGGTCGTCAAGGTTACCTGTAGATGCTGGCTGGATTTCGTATTCACATCAGATTGGTCAAACTGGTAAGACAGTGAGGCCTAAAATCTATATAGCTTGTGGAATCTCAGGTGCTATCCAGCATTTAGCTGGTATGATTTCTTCTGAGCGTATAATAGCAATAAATAAAGACCCATCTGCTCCAATATTTAAGGTAGCAGACCTTGGCATTGTAGGCGACCTGTTTGAGATAGTTCCAAAGTTAACTAGAAGACTAAAGGAGGATGGATGGAGATAA
- a CDS encoding electron transfer flavoprotein subunit beta/FixA family protein, with amino-acid sequence MNIIVCIKQVPDISQSVEIKINPETNTIMREGVPSIVNPFDMYAIEEGIRIKEKLGGNVTAISMGPLQAKEALKEAISMGVDAAFLISDPKFAGSDTLATSYTLATAIMKIGNFDLILCGKQAVDGDTGQVGPEVAEFLGIPVVTFVRKIAEITQKYAIVERLVERGVELVETSLPALFTVVKEINEPRLPSLSGKLRAKKTEIPVWGVKEIDVKADEVGLIGSPTCVVRIFTPDQNRGGKVFNGSVDEAVKHLVIFLSK; translated from the coding sequence ATGAACATAATAGTCTGTATCAAGCAAGTTCCGGATATATCGCAATCTGTAGAAATTAAAATCAATCCCGAAACGAACACTATTATGAGAGAGGGGGTGCCATCAATTGTAAACCCATTTGATATGTATGCTATAGAGGAAGGAATAAGAATAAAAGAGAAATTAGGTGGTAATGTAACTGCAATCTCAATGGGTCCTCTTCAGGCAAAAGAAGCACTTAAAGAGGCTATTTCAATGGGTGTAGATGCTGCATTTCTTATCTCTGACCCTAAATTTGCTGGCTCAGATACTTTAGCTACTTCTTATACTCTTGCAACAGCAATAATGAAGATTGGCAACTTTGACCTTATCCTATGTGGCAAGCAAGCAGTAGATGGTGATACTGGCCAAGTAGGACCGGAGGTAGCCGAATTTTTGGGTATTCCTGTAGTTACTTTTGTCAGGAAAATTGCAGAAATAACGCAAAAGTATGCAATAGTAGAAAGGTTAGTTGAGCGAGGGGTTGAGCTTGTTGAAACTTCCCTACCTGCATTATTCACAGTTGTAAAAGAGATAAATGAGCCGCGGCTTCCAAGTTTAAGTGGCAAATTGAGAGCAAAAAAGACTGAGATTCCTGTTTGGGGAGTTAAAGAGATAGATGTAAAAGCTGATGAAGTAGGTCTAATTGGGTCTCCGACCTGTGTAGTCCGTATATTTACTCCTGACCAAAATAGGGGTGGCAAAGTATTTAATGGCTCTGTAGATGAGGCTGTAAAGCATCTTGTGATATTTCTCTCAAAGTGA